AGGGAGAAGGACTTTGTCTACGGCAGCCTGGAGCCAATTCCAGTCCAGACGCTGCGCTCTTTCAAGGTTATAGCAACAGTTAtttgctgtaaaaacagaacatgcAGTTGAGGTGTTCCGACACCTTAACTTTACTAAACTTAATCCAACTACTTCTGTCACTTTTCAAGTGTAGAATCGCTCTATGACTAAAAGGCTTTCCATTGACCTTTATGTAGGGTCATTCAGAACAGCTACACAAACAAGAGATATCAACGTGTCAAAGTAGTtcttatgttcatgttaatctTAAAGTGGGCACTCACATTTTTAGGATCTGTTTTATCAAATCTGGTGGTGTGTACATACCAACAGAGGAGttgaaaatgcacaaataacAGAAGCTAAGAGCTCCATTGGGATAAAGCAGCACACAGCAGTATTTAAACCTTGAAAAGCTGGTTTCAAATCTTAAGTATTTTTCAACAAGCTGTTTCAAGCTGACAGTGCCATTGCAACAGTaaaggttaaaaataaaaatagcgTATATACATAAATGCCAGAGTATTTCACATTGCAGTCATTGCAATCATTCATGTGCCAGGCTAAAGACAAAGACGTTGTCCTTGTCATGACCAGCTGCTCACAGAGACCATGAGGCTCCCAGTGATTTCAGAACAGACACTGGTTTCTTTTGTTACCAGCAgatgaaagagaaacagaatattctTGATAAAGGAACTGCAGAAGGTGTGCAATGACTGAAGTCATTTCCACAGAAGTATTGACATGACGTTTTGATTGTGAGTCAAGATAAACTTATTCACTTCAAAAGTTAATTACCAGATAGTTGCCTGAGCGTGATGTGGTAAATAGAAATGACCTCACACTTTTAGAGAATTATCCAGCAACCTTACCctcaaaaaacacataaaaatacatttatttttgcctCAACGTAGTCAAAAGTCAATCACACTGTCTAGAATGACAACATTCATGTTTGCATTTTCAGTTATTATTTTATAACATACTTATAGATGTGACTATTTAAGCTTTTGTAGTGCATGTTGATATTGTGACCCCAGACAGATTTACAGCTGCTGTGGTGGAAGCTAATGTGGATCCATATTAATGAATAAAGAGTGCGGTAGGTGCAGGTCTGTGGTGCAGCTTTATGCAGCTAACCTCCAGGGTAAGGTAATGTCGTGTTTTCAGAGGCGTCACTCTTACCTAGAAGCTTCTGACTCCAAACAGAAGAGATGATGCTGAACTGTATGTGTTGCGCcttaatgcatttttatatactcatatatatatattttgtaatTTCATGTATTTCTTCCTGTAAGGTCCCTGTGAGCTATCACTACAGGCGGCGGGTTCATTTGTACGATACAGCTTCCAGAGCTCAAAGTGAAACCCGTAGTGTGGACACATCAGACCTCGAagcaaatgaagaaaatgtgtttgcCGATGAAGCGGCAGCCACCCTGCTGGGCTACGCTGAGCAGGAGGTCATGGGTCACAAGGTAGAAAACATCTTCAAACTATGAAATGCTTCGGAAAATGTTCATCAGTAAGAACAGCTACACATAGTTTATGACCATTAAAGGCCTAAAACATGAGAAACACTGATTTGTGATTAAATGGTTTCCCCTGCAGATCAGCGAGTCAAAGGCAGCAGATGGGCTCTATGTGGACATTGGAACGCAGACACATTCATTCCGCTCGGCTCCGTTTAAAGCGAAGACGACTCTGTCAGACGTGATGGTTGACAGACCGCTGGAGCTCAATTTGCAGCTGCAGGCAGAGAGCGTCAACAGCAGACACAACAGAGCCAGCAGCGTCTTCACCTTCATCTGCGGTCACACCTTCCACCGCAGAGAGTTCGCCACACATTTCAGGTGTCTGTAGATAACTTTGACAACTGAacaaatccatttgtccattAGCGAAAGGTTGCAACCAATTAAAGATGTGCGCTTGAAGATAAATACTGTTGATGTAGAACTGAAGCAGAATCCATTCTCATTTCTCAACATACAACCTACACAGCACTTGGCCATAAGTGTacattgttttctgtcatctccTTTGCAGGAATGTGCACAGTGACATTCAGACGTGTCTGAGTGGATGGTTCGAGCAGAGATGTCCTTTAGCGTATCTGGGATGCACCTACAGCCAGAGGAGGTTTCATCCATCCACACATAAAGCCACCGTCACCTACAAGTGAGTCACAGGCATCAATCCAGACTCCAATATTTGGGTCTAGCATTTATCTAAGTGATCAAAAATTCCATTTATGGATTTTGGTCCAAAATGTAGTAGAGGGTTCAGACTACACAATATCAGCAAACAGCATCTCTCCATGACAGTTTGTAATCTTAGTCCTCATAGTTAACAACTGATTCTGCATTTGGGACGTGATGTATTGGTTTGTGAACCACCGTACTGCTCTGCTTTATCCTTTATCTtactaaaaatgaaaatgtaattgacaaAATTAACATTATGCTGTATTAAAAGAAACTTGAAACTAGCAATTGACCCCATAAACAAATTTCAAAGATGTTTACCGAGACAATAAATCAAATGAGAATATGGGTCATTTCCTCTTAGACTTCTATACAACTGGGCTTTTTTCTGCAACCACAGAAGTTGCCCCTGCTGGCAGTTAGAAATAGTGCAGCTTTTAGCCAATTCCCCAGTGGCTTCATTTTCCAGACCTGAAAACtactttcatctttaatgtaCATCTATGGGTGTGACCAATGAATTGATCCAAAGCCATTtactttcttgtttgttttcattcttgTCACCGGTAGTCAGTCCCTAACATCTTCTTTGCTTAGTCTGAAAGAGTGAAGATCTTATAAAGAAGAGCAGATATTGAGTTTTCTAAATTTAGCATCAGACTCTGCAGTTATTAGATAAGGGAATACTATCAATTCCTACTCCGTGCAAGTGATCATCATTTCAGGGAAGCATTTGTAGTTCATCAGACAGAGCCTAAAGTTTGTCTATTCTGTTGAAACTCTGGCAGCTTCAGTATAAACATACACTATAGCTGCAGTGATCTGCTGTGACGACTCGACAAAAACGGTCAAAAAGTGCATGCTCAAAGGGAATGCAAAAAAGGTTGGAATTTGTTGGGATTCTCTGATTTTTAAGAATCTTTTCCTTACTATGTTACGTGCCTCTGACATGACATATTTTGTAAATTAATGTTACGTTACTTAAACTGAAATGAATTCAATTTAAAAAGCAGGAAACATTATGGAATTGTGCTTGTGGCTACTTctgaaacaatgaaaaaatactaattaatcagctgctgcaggacaACAAATAGATTAAAACAACATTAACTGAAGCTGGACTTGAGGTTCTCGACTACACAGAGCCTTAATATTGGACTGAATTTTGAAACTTTCATTCAgtgaagtttgttttcttccttaCAGTAAGCAGCTGAGGAGTTTCAACCTGCGTCCAACCCTTCCAGGCTCCTCCAAAGCTCAGAGGGAGACAGGAGGTCCAGCTGGAGGTGGTGAGGACTCTCTGAGCTCGCTGCCCTATGAGGTGCTCTGCCACATGGCCAGCTTCCTGGACAGTCTGTCCCTGTCGCAGCTCGCTCTGGTGTCCCAGCTCATGAGGCAGGTGTGCTGGTCGCTGCTGCAGGACAGAGGGATGGTGACCCTCTGCTGGGAGAAGAAGACCTACTCACATGGAGGAGCCAAGTGGAGGGCCAAGCCAGTGAGACATACACACTACAACAACCGGTTTATCACAAGCTGTGATCCATGTTTTCTCTTCTCCTGACTCTGCTCCTGTCTCTGCAGGTTTGGGAGTTTAGTCATCTCTTCTCTTCAGTGGATTCGTGGTATATGGCCGACATCCCTCCTATATCTGCTCATCTAAAAGTCTGTCCTTACTATGAGACCTCTGTGCAAAATGAGCGGGTTCCCCTCCCGAGCATGACTGAAAACCAGGGGGGCAGCCAGGAGAGATCGAGTCTTGTCCAGCACTTCATGGAAAACAGATTTAAACAATGAACTGTCCGACTTAATGTCAATAACTTACAACAACTATGCCTCCTATCATAGCACtttacagaataaataaaacccGTGTGACTGGTGATCTGTATGTACAGCTTTGATTTCTTCACTGCAACATTTCTGAtatgaaaaatatttagtaGGACTTATGTATGTGCATATCCTGTATATTGTATAAGATTTGAGTCAATTCTGTGGAATTTTCACTAATGAAGACTTATTGTCTTAAACAATAAATGCACTTGTTCTGCACTGAATCCAACccaaaggtaaaagttctttatATGAGGGGTGTTTAATGGTGTCTATTCTGTAGCAGAGATGCaatatgttggaaaaaaaaatacttgggtagaatttgattttaaaatccaagCTGTGGTCAAAGTTTTGCTcaggtttaaccctcctgttgttttcattcccAGGCActaaaaatattgcttccttgtttgaaaaaaaaaatccaaaattctgcaaaaaaaatcctcaaatttctgaaaatttgcaaaaccttcaggaagaaaattccagtaattccttaaaagtttgccttaaaagtttcacttttaaaaaattccccaaatttgacaacaaaattcttgtaaatacttttcaaaaaatgagtaaaaattttccaaaaaaataataaaaatatctaaagtgatatcagtaaaatttgtaatattttctttaagaacattcacaagaaatcaaccaaaatccagagaatttcgcataattttgtttgattttttgtgaatgttcttaaagaagcaattttttccacaaaaatatgtttaaaattttCCCAAAAAGGCTGAAAattggacatcagaagtttttctgtcaaaatatagtttttcctcacattttcaaactttataacCGGTCAATTTAACCCGCAGGACAACAGTAGGGTTAACTGTAACACTGCTGTAGCATGTGTAATTCCTCTTACACTTCCAACTTGTCACCCAGAGGCTTTATGGATTCCCATTTTTTGCTGCTACCATCACCTCCCtgaagctcctcctcctgctccttctcGGTGGCACTAGTGTCTCCTCATACAGGCTGCTTTGTTGTGAAGACAGCTGCGCGTACGACCACAAGAAGGTTATGAGGAGGTTATTCCGACTCCGGCTGCCGCAGGATCCACTCACACGGAGAGAAACGCTAGCAGCGACAAGGCTCGTCCGACTGCAGCGAAAAAAGACAAACCAGCGTCTTTTTGCAGCCTGAAGATTCTGCACGGCTCTTTTGTTTCCTGCATCGCTGCTGCATCaaggacagacacacagaaccGAAGCGACAGGAGGATCCATGAGAGAAGCTCTGCACAGCATCCCGCTTCAGTATCACGGTAGGCCACGGTGATGGATGTACGGTTACAGGTGCAGAAACCAGGAAGCGTTTAGGGAATGAATGAGATCCAACAAGACAGAGGAGGCTGGTCTCAGATAAGAAGATAATCATCTAATACACATCTTAAATCTTGCATGAAAGCACTGTAACATAGTATTAGTGGTGGGAAATCCCAGTTGAAGTGAGTATAATCCTGAAAATACACTACTAACACATGGCTTATCACTGCTTTTTGATGATTAGAAGCAATTTTATTCATTAGCAATGGATGATTTAACCCTGgagttgtcctgtgggtcaaattgtctgaaaatgtgggaatacatacatacatacatatatatatatatatatatatatatatatatatatatatatatatgtatatatatatatgttcacAATGGAACTTCTAatgtctacattttcaacatttttgggaaatttttgaatattttttggtgcaaaaaaagaaatgacgagtttatttgcaaaaatagataactccattttataaattttcagaaaacttttttattgtttactttcagataataataataataataacaacaataatgatttatttttctctattttgtcatgtatttttctactgagtcaaatctgctcaacttcagtttgatattatctcaagtaaacaattaaaaaaagttttttgaaaatgtataaaagcggaattatctgttttttgcaaaaaacgcatgttaaaaaatgtttatttaagaacattcacacaaaaaaatcaaccaaaatccagcgaaattcactttagatattttaaggattttggGGGAGattattactcattttttgaaaatatttacaagaatttttttgccaaatttgggggatgattttaaacaaaacatttaaggaactactggaattttcttcctgaaggtattgcaaattttcagagttttgtagatttttttttttctgaattgtttggattttttcagacaaggaaacaatatttcttggcgcccgtaaatgaagacagcaggagggttaatagcTAAGTGCTGCTCTATGCCAAGTCTCCAGCTGGAATGCACAGAGCTGTAGCTTCCTAACATCCATCCTGTGTTTGCAGGTTGTGCAGGGGTCCGGCCATGGATGCAGGGACGCTGGAGCAGCAGGTGGCCAGCGTGGAGAGGGGCATCGCCTTCCTGAAGCAGGAGCACCTGGCCATGCTGACCGGCCTGCAGCTGGAGATCACACACCTGAAGAGGCGCTGTCACGgtcagtcctcctcctcctccaccactgctgctgctgctttcaggcTCTCAGTGTCCTCCTGTCACCCTGTctgatctctgtctgtctgtctgtctgcagagcTCAGCTGCGAACTGGACTCAAGGTTTCCTGACAGAAATACAGCAGGTAAGAAATTACAACTCCGTGCTGACAAGGAGGAAAATGACATGTGGGATCAATTTTTGATTGTAATTGTGGAGAGGAAGACATCAGTTCTGTTCAAGGGAGGAGTGGGATTTGACAAGGATGATAGACGCATCATTATGGgaaaatgacattaaactaTTTGTAAGTGTATTAATGTACAGCAGAGTGAGGATCAGTCATGACATAATCTGTCCAGGCTAAAAAGGATTTCTTTTGCTCTGATTTATATAGAAATAATCAATGAGTTTTACATAGTAAGATAGGTAAACGTAAAAACTGATATTAGATTTACTATGGAGATATTTGAATGACTGTAATTCAAAGCTGAAAAAAGTTAGATTATTTCATCCCTAATGAGACAGGTGAgattatgtgtttttgttgtgtaacATCCAAAAGTTAGGTGATATAGTAACATTTTGTTGCAGTGTTTTCTTCCtacaaaactgcatttttttaaacagatttttcttcactgtgagttaaagagcccatattctgCTTTTTAGGGGTTTCTCTTTCCTTTAGTACAATATACTTTTTTGTGTAGGTAAAGCATCTGCAAACTTACAAAGCCCAAAATTCATACCAACAGGAATTAAGTTCTCCAACAGAAAACTGCACCCTACCTGCCTGAAATGCCTCATTTGAAGTCCTGCCTCGTTTTCCTTGTCTTATCTATGTCaccatgtaacacatttgcataactCCTCCCTAACGACTGGTTTTGCTCACccttaaattaaaaatgagcaGTTTCCTTACTGTTATTCCTCACTAGAACCTTTTCTGCTCGAGCTACATTCCTATACTCCTAAATCTAGGGTTACTGTATATAACTAGCATTATCTGGCTTTTGTTAGGAAAACTGATCAATCAGAGCAGATCTGGGCTTTTTCAGGAGGGGCGCCTTTAAAGAGAACAGAGCTAAGATGGATGCCTGTAGCAATGTACAGTCTGAGgaaaatagtggatttttttGAGCATTATAGCAAATAAACATATTCTGGTTCAGATTCCAACTTGTGATTGTGCACAACATGGGCTCTTAAAAACTGATTCCTTAAAAGATATGCATGTATGACTAAATCATAGAGAAGAGAGTagctgcatgtttgtgtattACTTATTTATCTTGCTGAGTGATACAGCAAATGAGGGAGCAAAGAAAGGTATAATGAACAGAAAACTGCATGAAACAAACGAATGATCCATCATGCAGACCAAGACCTGGCAACTTAAGAGagcattaatttttaaaacCACTCGCGCAACTATTTAAGCTCTGGGCCAGATGCAGTGCTTGATGTACTGTTGCATGCAAAATTCTTCAACCCTCCTGACATTTTTGATGTTCTGGCAAAATGAGTAACATTACAACTGCAGGCGACTACTAAATCATATAAAAGGTGAACAGTTGGAatataataccaaaaaaaatatgaagatttAATTCATAATCCAGCCAaaattttaacttattttaacaaaaagcaggttgcaaaattattcaacccgcTATAAACAATGTTAGGTAAATACGGAAAATTGCAGTACAACTCAAATACTGTACATTTGGAGGTGAATTCAACAGTGACACATGCTAACCGTTGAGTACTACTCATGTCTATAAAATGGGTACACTTTGTGCCAATACTCCCAGAGAGATGTCTCTAAAGTTTAGAGAGGATGTAGTTGCTTTGCACATGAAAGGAAATGGGTGCAAGAAGATGTCCAAGCTCTTGAATGTTGCCAGAGATGCTGTTGGAAGCATCATTTGTAAGCTCAAAGCCACCGGTGCTTTGGCTACACTACATGGTCGTGGTCGAGAAACAAAGGTGTCAGCAAGCACATCAAGATTCCTGCAGAGACAGACGGACAAGAACCCTAGGCTTACTGCCAAGAACCTGCAGGAAGGTTTGACTGAAAAAGGaactgatgtttctgtggaCACAGTACGCTGCACACTCCATGATGAAGGTCTTAATCCCAGACTCCTTGACGGACACCGCTTCTAAAGCCACACCGCAAGAAAAATCATCTCCAGACTGCTAAAACCAACCTATCAAAGCCACTGAAGTTCTGGAAGACTGTTCTATAGACTGATGAGGCAAAACTAGAGCTCTTTGGATCAGAGGTATGTCTGTCACAAGAAGAACGAGGCATACGAGGAGAAGAACACCCTgcctactgtgaagcatggtggtggatcTGTGGGgctgtgggggtgttttgcTTGTAATGAAACCAGTAATCTCCAATGCATTGAAGGCACCATGGATACAGGCAAGTACTTGGATATTCTGGCCAAGAATGTCACTGGGTCCGtgaaaaaattcagttttgGCGTAATTGGGGATTCCGGCAAGATAATgtccccaaacacacatcaaaatcAACAAAGGCTTGGTTACAGAAAAAAAGCCTGGAAAGTTCTTGAGTGGCCGTCACAATCTCCAGATTTAAACCCAATCTGTGGTGGGATCTGAAGAAAGCTGTTGCAGCACGTAGGCCTAAGAACATTGCTGAGCTGGAGACCATCGTTTACGAGGAATGGGCTAAAATTCCCAAGGAGCGCTGCTTGAAGCTTGTTAGAGACTAAACCTTTCATCTACAGCAGGTCATTGCAGGAAAAGGGTTGCTGCACCAAGTACTAAAGACACAGCCTCATAGGGGGTTAAGTAATTTTGCAACCTGCTTTATTTAAGAAAGTTGGAATTTTGGATGGATTATGAATTAAATcttgatttttgcttttgtattatgtttcaacaagaaaaacactgggAGAGTACAGTAGTctgccaagactgttcattccctgacctTGCACAGAACGCAGGCATGTGTATGTTAGGTTACGTACGGATACCGAAACAGCTGAccaaaatatgtagcgggaCGTGGGATTCGAtaggactcggaaacacccccacaatttaatcaattgttccttgtatcatttccgataaaTCGTCAACGAtggatttgcagtaggatcggAATcttgtgatcatcagcaggcaactgatgcagcgttcacttgttgtcatggttacagtgacaccatgccatCTTGCAACTGGAAATCCTTAGcaaatccgtgaatccagactgtaagccgcatcactgccagaagctaatcacttggtccttgcgtcctttctgaccttccctgaaaatttaatctacatccattggtctgtttttgagtaattttgcacaTGAACAGACAGATTCAGAAACTTACGTAGATCGTCGCGtaactccaccacattccttTGGGGTGCAAAAAGCTACCTGTTCACCTCTTATATGATTTAGTAATCACCTGCAGTTGTAATGTCGCTCACTTTGTcagaatgtcaaaaatgtcagggggggttgaataattttgcatACAACTGTATCCTGAAGTGCAGCCTTTGCAATTGGCTAATTACATTGTTTCAGGTCACAATTTCAATTTGAAATCAATAAATCACTCCAGGGCAAAcgatgtgtttatgtgtgcttCTCAGAGGAGGAAGCGGAGCTGGTGGCTCGCTGTGAGGCTGCACAGCGTCTCCTGGAAGACCAGCAATGCATGATGGTCGCTGCACGTGGGGAGCTGCGAGCTGGCCGGGCGCGAGCATCAGCCCTCGGGAGGAGCCTCAGGGATGAAGAGCGGCGCTTCCTGGACGAGCTTAAGCGTCGCAGCCACAAGATCACGCTGCTGAGCCGTGAGCTCCAACGGCAAAACGTGACCACGACGACCCTCTGCCACGAG
This genomic stretch from Acanthochromis polyacanthus isolate Apoly-LR-REF ecotype Palm Island chromosome 17, KAUST_Apoly_ChrSc, whole genome shotgun sequence harbors:
- the LOC110959653 gene encoding F-box only protein 40-like; translation: MGARITGLSSHRSRASRVRQHVHCDSCYSRRCRARVEVSVCCAVIPCRLLCGAVFHLCKEEDHLLLCPNVRVPCLNAEFGCTVQLPRSSRAAHLQVCPASVVSCSMEWLRWLNDDTNPHNFRALQDNVMEEREAQGEPLDLAMALVDQSELYSRLKMKPLYPELTEAEEEEVKDEQKEEVAVGGVVNFRSSNLFRFLYFCPVDLPANSLCENSVEEKASQNTAGSGSGLSKENFNMCELMFSMEKRACAVAEENLNNPKQNTKPGEKAKTAGDRKEAQKQDKACAENKATEGDAATQNFPPPDTSKTGHAPWQEGVLERLRDELTPHEYNMYVVHHGRMLVAFGQVEACTPREKDFVYGSLEPIPVQTLRSFKVPVSYHYRRRVHLYDTASRAQSETRSVDTSDLEANEENVFADEAAATLLGYAEQEVMGHKISESKAADGLYVDIGTQTHSFRSAPFKAKTTLSDVMVDRPLELNLQLQAESVNSRHNRASSVFTFICGHTFHRREFATHFRNVHSDIQTCLSGWFEQRCPLAYLGCTYSQRRFHPSTHKATVTYNKQLRSFNLRPTLPGSSKAQRETGGPAGGGEDSLSSLPYEVLCHMASFLDSLSLSQLALVSQLMRQVCWSLLQDRGMVTLCWEKKTYSHGGAKWRAKPVWEFSHLFSSVDSWYMADIPPISAHLKVCPYYETSVQNERVPLPSMTENQGGSQERSSLVQHFMENRFKQ